TGAATAATGACAAGCTTGTGCGTATTATGCAAGCATCCGAAGTCCTCTCTGCCAAACATATATATATAGACGATTCTGGAACAAACACTCCTTTGGATATTAGAGCCAAAACCAGACGCCTGGCAGCTGAACTGGGAAGTTTGGATCTTATTATCATAGATTATTTGCAATTAATGTCCTTAGCAAGGGAAAAGGATAACCGGCAACAGGAAATTTCTGAGATCTCACGCGCCTTAAAAATTTTAGCAAAAGATATGAAAATCCCTGTGATCGCTCTTTCCCAACTGAATCGCGCTGCTGAGAACAGAGATAATAAAAGACCCAAACTGGCAGACCTGCGTGAATCAGGAGCCATTGAACAAGATGCAGATGTAGTAATGTTTATTTACCGAGACGAATATTACTTTGCCGAAACCACTAATAAACCTGGTATTGCGGAAGTTATCATAGCAAAAAATAGACACGGTCCAACCGGAAGTGTCGAATTGGGATTTGATCAGGAATTCACTCTTTTCCGCCCGCTTGATACTAAATATGATCAGTAATATTTTTGCCGGTATAGGTGAATATACAATCTTCGTGGGTAAGTGTTTAGGCAAGATTCCTTCTCTTTATAAACGCTATCAGGAGTTTTTGATCCAGTTCAAACGAATAGGTTTTGATTCCCTTTTCCTGATTTTGTTAACCGCCGCCTTTACAGGGTTGGTAACTGCTTTACAGGCAGTGTATCAATCCAAAGGTTATGTTCCGGTAAATCTGTTAAGTGTTCTTATCGGTAAGTCCACAATGATTGAATTAGCACCTGTTTTGACGGCTTTAGTCCTAACCGGAAAAGTGG
Above is a window of Candidatus Cloacimonas sp. DNA encoding:
- the dnaB gene encoding replicative DNA helicase — translated: EQAIFAIAELPSHQGFVRFEQISQEVLDNIDKIASTKSPVTGVGSGFVDLDAFTGGFRPGQFIIIAARPAMGKSSLALNIAAHAAVNLNKKVAVFSMEMAADEVVMRMFSSASEVKMDGMLRGYGMNNDKLVRIMQASEVLSAKHIYIDDSGTNTPLDIRAKTRRLAAELGSLDLIIIDYLQLMSLAREKDNRQQEISEISRALKILAKDMKIPVIALSQLNRAAENRDNKRPKLADLRESGAIEQDADVVMFIYRDEYYFAETTNKPGIAEVIIAKNRHGPTGSVELGFDQEFTLFRPLDTKYDQ